A DNA window from Fusarium fujikuroi IMI 58289 draft genome, chromosome FFUJ_chr11 contains the following coding sequences:
- a CDS encoding related to sporulation-specific protein Sps2p, with the protein MVRLRNAASFGLALCLSGHIGNVIAACSNEETSTITEATQVSSLAASCPTYTGDLQLINITKTINMTGVETLIGDITYNNDFPDEYVTFYSSTLKNVTGDLLMYGAGGKTTKTPGDLNITLPALRTINGLGAYWGWGDISINTDPKLNITRGFQISSGSSQSAAGNLYLNLTYTYSIGVAGVDFQATGGALFTSSAEKVEREIMIFGNSGLERVELDDLKFVNYTVDIKSNSDLDYISLSLSEVGLLRVKDNGRDTHLSVPNLKKLGGRSDSATHTSGGDAGGIFRDLVNASLPLLTEVHGDDVDWFKGKLNFTSNFFSELSLPSLRTANCTLGIDENIALNDLSVPRLNYVKDLQIHDNPRLLNFTANLLKKADNINMTGPFTNVEFFGLEVITGDFYLAGDKTMDCSWFDEYFLNTIVQGSYKCVGNHTKPAAERKPSTPTDEADLEDQGSKQGGSSSSGSSEGSSSGSNGGLSTGAKAGIGAGVGVAGLILLGLGAGFLIGKKAKRPPGAVPRTTESGYQKAELDGDSKPSSGVKQLHSVEASEMQDMGKSELPLNLARAELAG; encoded by the exons atggTTCGTCTAAGAAACGCGGCCAGTTTCGGGCTGGCATTATGCCTATCTGGGCATATCGGAAACGTCATTGCTG CCTGTTCCAACGAGGAGACTTCGACAATCACCGAAGCGACCCAGGTATCGAGCCTAGCAGCATCGTGCCCAACGTACACCGGCGATCTACAACTCATCAATATTACCAAGACGATCAATATGACTGGCGTTGAAACTCTCATCGGCGACATCACGTACAACAACGACTTCCCAGACGAATACGTTACATTCTACAGCTCGACCCTCAAGAACGTCACTGGCGACCTTCTGATGTACGGCGCCGGTGGGAAGACTACCAAGACACCTGGAGACCTAAACATAACGCTCCCTGCTCTGCGAACAATCAATGGGCTGGGTGCGTATTGGGGATGGGGCGACATATCGATTAATACGGATCCAAAGCTTAACATAACAAGAGGGTTCCAGATCAGTTCTGGATCAAGCCAATCGGCGGCGGGCAATTTGTACTTGAACCTTacttatacttatagtattgGCGTCGCAGGTGTCGATTTTCAAGCCACTGGGGGAGCACTTTTCACCTCCTCAGCGGAGAAGGTCGAGCGCGAGATCATGATCTTCGGAAATAGTGGACTTGAGCGTGTCGAACTGGATGATCTCAAGTTTGTGAATTACACGGTCGACATCAAGAGTAACTCGGACCTCGactatatttctttatctctCTCTGAGGTCGGACTCTTGCGCGTCAAGGACAACGGAAGAGATACACATCTATCGGTACCgaacctcaagaagctcggagGCCGCAGTGACTCTGCCACCCATACCAGCGGAGGCGACGCTGGCGGTATCTTCAGGGATCTCGTCAACGCCAGCCTACCATTGCTGACTGAGGTTCACGGCGATGATGTCGATTGGTTCAAGGGCAAGCTCAACTTCActtccaacttcttctcagaGCTTAGTCTTCCGAGTCTCAGGACGGCAAACTGCACGCTTGGCATCGACGAGAACATTGCACTGAATGATCTTTCAGTACCGAGGTTGAACTACGTGAAGGACTTGCAGATACACGACAATCCCCGCCTTCTCAACTTTACGGCCAATTTgctcaagaaggctgatAACATCAACATGACCGGACCTTTCACCAACGTCGAGttctttggtcttgaggtCATTACAGGAGATTTCTATCTTGCAGGCGACAAGACCATGGATTGTTCTTGGTTCGATGAATACTTTCTCAATACCATTGTCCAAGGATCTTACAAGTGCGTTGGTAACCATACGAAGCCTGCCGCCGAACGCAAACCTAGCACGCCGACGGACGAAGCAGATCTTGAAGACCAGGGTTCGAAACAAGGCGGAAGTTCTTCCAGTGGAAGTAGCGAGGGCTCATCTTCAGGAAGTAATGGTGGACTCTCAACAGGTGCAAAGGCAGGCATTGGCGCGGGAGTCGGTGTAGCTGGTCTTATccttctcggtctcggtgCTGGCTTTTTGATTGGcaagaaggcaaagagaCCTCCTGGTGCAGTTCCTCGTACTACCGAATCAGGGTATCAGAAGGCTGAGCTCGATGGAGACAGTAAGCCGTCAAGTGGTGTGAAACAATTGCATAGTGTAGAAGCGTCGGAGATGCAAGACATGGGAAAGTCTGAGTTGCCACTTAATCTAGCGAGAGCTGAATTGGCGGGATGA